In candidate division KSB1 bacterium, a single genomic region encodes these proteins:
- a CDS encoding 3TM-type holin, with translation MAKIKLAILGDLIDSVDNLIDNTFTSKEEKLELKNELVKSKALFLSAINASQSHTNTTEANSGSLFIAGWRPAIGWIGALALFYQFIVYPILLWFNVSDTPPAPFDYSLLYSIITGMLGIAGLRSFDKIKKVDTKNIKK, from the coding sequence ATGGCAAAAATAAAACTTGCAATCCTGGGCGATCTGATTGATTCTGTTGACAACCTAATCGACAACACATTCACATCCAAAGAAGAAAAATTGGAACTCAAGAACGAACTGGTCAAATCAAAAGCCCTGTTTCTCTCGGCGATCAATGCATCTCAATCACACACCAACACAACCGAAGCAAACTCCGGCTCCCTGTTTATCGCCGGATGGCGCCCTGCCATTGGCTGGATCGGCGCCCTGGCCCTGTTTTATCAATTTATTGTATACCCCATACTCCTATGGTTCAATGTCTCAGACACCCCGCCGGCCCCCTTTGACTATTCGCTTCTCTATTCAATCATCACCGGCATGTTGGGAATCGCCGGTCTCAGATCGTTTGATAAGATTAAAAAGGTTGATACAAAAAATATTAAAAAATGA
- a CDS encoding glycosyl hydrolase 108 family protein encodes MANFLKCFENTMINEGYGTYTNDPTDHGGETRWGISKSAHPDIDIKNLDREGAMNIYRHEYWNPVKGDKIKDQLIAALLFDTAVLSGVFTATKLAQIAANCPPIDGIMGPVTLSTLNNLDHIGRESFFFASRFPALLDTLKSVTNPPDRNAFFWAG; translated from the coding sequence ATGGCAAACTTTTTAAAATGCTTCGAAAACACAATGATCAACGAGGGATACGGAACCTACACGAATGATCCCACCGATCACGGCGGCGAAACAAGGTGGGGCATCTCAAAATCCGCCCATCCGGATATTGATATCAAAAACCTGGACCGCGAAGGGGCAATGAACATCTACCGCCATGAATATTGGAATCCTGTCAAAGGCGACAAAATCAAAGATCAACTCATTGCAGCCCTTTTATTTGACACGGCAGTGTTATCCGGCGTTTTTACAGCGACCAAACTTGCTCAAATCGCCGCCAACTGTCCGCCGATCGATGGCATCATGGGACCGGTCACCCTGAGCACGCTGAACAATCTTGATCACATTGGCCGGGAGTCTTTTTTCTTCGCTTCGCGGTTTCCCGCATTGCTCGATACGCTAAAATCTGTAACAAATCCTCCAGACAGAAACGCTTTCTTTTGGGCTGGATAA
- a CDS encoding DUF5131 family protein has translation MAKNTKIEWTDHTWNPWRGCRKVCKCCSNCYMFREQKRYGNDPTQIIRAADQTFNAPLKCKDSAFVFTCSWSDFFIREADEWRGEAWDIIRNTPHLTYQILTKRAARIRECLPKDWGNGWNNVWLGTSIGTNDSLTQLNFLLDIPAQIRFISAEPLLEKIDFGFRLWSEKSPNSGKINWVIVGGESGPGARPILEKWVQLIQEDCALANIPFFFKQWGGKEKINGSYGGHRLNGDMVQEMPSVQMSLFS, from the coding sequence ATGGCAAAAAACACAAAAATCGAATGGACAGACCACACGTGGAATCCCTGGCGCGGCTGCCGCAAGGTCTGCAAGTGCTGTTCAAATTGCTATATGTTTCGCGAACAAAAACGCTACGGTAACGATCCCACGCAGATCATCCGGGCTGCGGATCAGACCTTCAATGCACCTTTGAAATGCAAGGACTCGGCTTTTGTGTTTACCTGCAGCTGGTCTGACTTTTTCATCCGGGAAGCCGACGAATGGCGGGGAGAGGCCTGGGATATCATTCGCAACACACCACACCTCACTTATCAAATTCTCACAAAACGCGCCGCCCGCATCCGCGAGTGCCTGCCCAAAGACTGGGGCAATGGCTGGAACAATGTTTGGTTGGGAACATCTATCGGTACAAACGATTCTCTCACACAGCTTAATTTCCTGCTGGACATTCCGGCGCAGATTCGTTTTATCAGCGCCGAACCCCTCCTCGAAAAAATTGATTTTGGATTCAGGCTTTGGTCCGAAAAGTCTCCAAATTCAGGCAAAATCAACTGGGTCATTGTGGGCGGTGAATCCGGCCCCGGCGCCCGACCCATACTCGAAAAATGGGTTCAACTGATACAAGAGGATTGTGCCCTGGCCAATATTCCGTTCTTTTTCAAGCAGTGGGGCGGCAAAGAAAAAATCAATGGTTCATACGGTGGCCATCGGCTCAACGGCGACATGGTTCAGGAAATGCCGTCTGTTCAAATGTCTTTATTTTCATAG
- a CDS encoding PD-(D/E)XK nuclease family protein has product MDVGTMHQSDIGLYLTCPMQFFLRKKLRQPEPGRHPNAVTGSALHWAIEIWHKHGQKLMDRQFCDNFFLHYFHETIKGNDPMTLAHKEGPIPPVMWEWGKHDQDHLLSDAQTVFYNYTGQEHNLNANVLMTESEFDVTYYRTHYAGSVDQIRIADDGTLELWDFKFSSFKPGQSYLDRGYQFTLYAFAMLRGSFFSLPDDPDCNEIYHTQIGELPARCVWYHLPNLLPYKRNTGTAKKGDLRGDPRIFTYRDSNTVKFGMKNIRKIVSQIRRDVFPMAPRVSGSCNAFCHLHDACKNIEEGLPADTQRQAGEAALYDFFNETAII; this is encoded by the coding sequence ATGGACGTCGGAACCATGCACCAATCGGATATCGGGCTTTATCTGACCTGTCCGATGCAGTTTTTTCTGCGCAAAAAGCTCAGACAGCCGGAGCCTGGACGGCATCCCAACGCGGTCACAGGGTCGGCCCTGCACTGGGCTATTGAAATATGGCACAAACACGGTCAGAAACTAATGGATCGCCAATTTTGCGACAATTTTTTCCTGCATTATTTTCACGAGACCATCAAGGGCAATGATCCCATGACACTGGCCCATAAAGAGGGTCCGATCCCGCCGGTCATGTGGGAGTGGGGAAAACACGATCAGGATCATTTGCTCTCAGACGCTCAAACTGTTTTTTACAATTACACCGGCCAGGAGCATAATCTTAATGCGAACGTCTTGATGACGGAATCTGAATTCGACGTCACGTATTACCGCACACATTACGCCGGTTCGGTCGATCAGATCCGGATTGCCGACGATGGCACCCTGGAACTCTGGGATTTCAAATTCAGCAGTTTTAAACCCGGACAATCATATCTCGATCGGGGATATCAGTTTACGCTTTATGCCTTTGCCATGCTTCGCGGCAGTTTTTTTAGTCTGCCTGATGATCCGGACTGCAATGAAATTTATCACACGCAGATAGGCGAATTGCCCGCCCGCTGTGTCTGGTATCATCTCCCGAACTTGCTTCCCTACAAACGCAACACAGGCACCGCCAAAAAGGGCGACCTCCGGGGCGACCCGAGAATATTCACGTACCGCGACAGCAACACGGTCAAATTCGGCATGAAAAACATCCGCAAAATCGTCTCTCAAATCCGCCGCGATGTTTTTCCCATGGCGCCGCGTGTGTCCGGCAGCTGCAATGCATTCTGTCACTTGCATGATGCATGTAAAAACATCGAGGAAGGCCTGCCGGCTGATACACAACGTCAGGCCGGAGAGGCTGCTTTATACGATTTTTTCAACGAAACCGCAATTATTTAA
- a CDS encoding helix-turn-helix domain-containing protein → MDLDGKMFAEELNKVLLQEGMFHTEVAAKAGISRTTMWRYIQGKRDRVSRKNAIKIANALGYHLQVNGRKCYLIKNKVIQDKTDKVYIKSDAENKTIGGCLDMLKDMDYRKITECEKLLGFIARLDEYEMIELSRLIDMLKEEKNKKMLVEKLRALVTLVMPYEAIKMGENHES, encoded by the coding sequence ATGGATTTAGACGGAAAAATGTTTGCAGAGGAGTTGAACAAAGTATTGTTACAGGAAGGGATGTTTCACACGGAGGTGGCGGCTAAAGCAGGAATAAGCAGAACCACCATGTGGCGGTATATACAGGGGAAAAGAGACAGGGTGTCCAGAAAAAATGCAATAAAAATTGCAAATGCATTGGGGTATCATCTGCAGGTCAATGGCAGAAAATGCTATTTAATCAAAAACAAAGTGATCCAAGATAAAACAGATAAAGTGTATATAAAAAGTGATGCCGAGAACAAGACTATCGGGGGGTGCCTGGATATGCTTAAAGATATGGATTATCGGAAGATTACAGAGTGTGAAAAGCTGCTCGGGTTTATTGCGCGATTGGACGAGTATGAAATGATAGAGCTGTCAAGATTGATCGATATGCTAAAAGAGGAAAAAAACAAAAAAATGCTTGTTGAAAAATTGAGAGCATTGGTAACCCTCGTCATGCCCTACGAAGCAATAAAAATGGGAGAGAACCATGAAAGCTAA
- a CDS encoding tyrosine-type recombinase/integrase — protein sequence MKAKSAYLEKGRKYPSIKVFYADGSQRRISKKCSWEYMEQLYLVVRDQIAAGTFKIENYRERSATSKTLGEAAIFFISHRERQKELGEIAKGTLESDILALKKFIKVMGKNLDVQKIEQDEIREFALRMTKDERTKHGKPYKMETIKGHLRHVSIFFNWALEKGYAQKNPIIGQIRKLGKSTEEKKRRYLLREEVELLRKYYAEKPAWQLDVFNFALWTSARESEILDIKVQDYLVIPQQDHVVRVIKIKGKGNKVRHIPLYRICAEMLEKRINILKNEKKLKEHILYMKLDQNKQRAIQRAKDGYIFFEIGNRNTVSESFRVARRDLGLPEQITFHSTRHSVATDQLTQGTDIKTVSAFLGHADVRTTEIYGKIVDQKLQEIMEHTKPI from the coding sequence ATGAAAGCTAAAAGCGCCTATTTGGAAAAGGGTAGAAAATATCCCTCGATAAAAGTTTTCTACGCTGACGGATCCCAGAGAAGAATTTCGAAAAAATGTTCCTGGGAATACATGGAACAATTGTATCTGGTCGTCAGGGATCAGATTGCTGCCGGCACGTTCAAGATTGAAAATTATCGCGAACGATCCGCGACATCAAAAACGCTGGGGGAGGCTGCAATATTTTTTATCTCGCATCGGGAAAGGCAAAAGGAATTAGGAGAAATAGCCAAAGGCACATTAGAAAGTGATATACTGGCCTTGAAAAAATTCATAAAAGTAATGGGCAAAAATCTGGATGTTCAGAAAATAGAGCAAGATGAAATCAGAGAATTTGCCTTGAGAATGACAAAAGATGAAAGAACAAAGCATGGCAAACCCTATAAAATGGAAACGATCAAGGGGCATTTGAGACATGTCTCCATATTTTTCAACTGGGCGCTTGAAAAAGGATATGCCCAAAAAAACCCGATAATTGGACAAATAAGAAAACTGGGAAAAAGTACAGAAGAAAAAAAGCGCAGGTATTTACTTCGCGAGGAAGTCGAGTTGTTGCGGAAATATTATGCAGAAAAACCGGCCTGGCAGCTGGATGTGTTTAATTTTGCTCTGTGGACGAGCGCGCGGGAATCGGAAATACTGGATATTAAAGTTCAGGATTATCTGGTTATCCCTCAGCAGGATCATGTCGTGCGGGTGATCAAGATAAAGGGAAAAGGAAACAAGGTTCGGCATATTCCACTTTATAGAATATGTGCTGAAATGCTGGAAAAAAGAATCAATATACTAAAAAATGAAAAAAAACTGAAAGAGCATATCCTTTATATGAAATTGGATCAGAACAAACAGAGAGCCATTCAAAGAGCAAAAGACGGATATATATTTTTCGAGATTGGCAATCGAAACACAGTTTCGGAATCGTTCCGGGTGGCAAGACGAGACCTCGGCCTCCCCGAGCAAATAACGTTTCACTCGACGCGGCACTCCGTGGCCACGGATCAGTTGACGCAGGGCACCGATATAAAAACCGTCTCCGCCTTTCTGGGTCACGCGGATGTGCGCACAACGGAGATTTATGGGAAAATTGTAGATCAAAAGCTGCAAGAGATCATGGAGCATACAAAGCCGATATAA
- a CDS encoding glucosamine-6-phosphate deaminase, whose protein sequence is MADQGFKSTSLPEQRALQHSGYEFIYQDTEKIPVVEVDNVPLLGKLAALRFLEWVQTHPGGVISLPAGQSSDYFISWVQYYWVHWNKTDVQRDLALNGLDPEHKPRMQSLHFVQMSEFYPIHPDQENSFYYFVHTHYIEGFGLDPRKALLMDCYNLGIPNHMSVEQVFPNSKVDLTLRSRQPENKQERLRKQVIERIDQFCTDYETRIRDLGGIGFFLGGIGPDGHAAFNIRGSDFYSTTRLTPANYETQAAAASALGGIEVARNRLVITIGLSTLTYCRDAAAIIIAAGEAKAQTVAGAVEHEPSNQYPATVLQRLPHARFYLTHGAASCLKERRYVDLHTSGTITREQIEEVIIDLAASKRKRIRDLNEADVQSDRFAALLLQRTRQAFDDLKSGVEQHLIEKIAAGTREIHGKTFMHTAPHHDDIMLGYLPYIYHLVRSPENTHYFNYMTSGFHAVTNQYMLDLLQSLSAYMRTPDYERRAAEQYFTNHNPIYRHRDVYHYLDGVAGHHQTLKREAVSRRLLRNLNQLYGEDIPQLRRRINELKAYFQSAYPGKTDPEPVQKLKGMIREWEADLLWAHLGFDSRSVNHLRLGFYQDDVFAREPDMERDVQPILDLLRQIQPDVMTVAFDPEGSGPDTHYKVLQAAAIALRRYEKKDRKNIEIWGYRNVWYRFHPSEADVFVPVSLNSLAILENTFYNAFGSQRNASFPSPELDGPFSRLAQRIQAEQFYTLKTCLGQDFFNENQHPRIRAMHGLCYIKTMNIDEFCRQTSTLKQRMQFKDAPN, encoded by the coding sequence ATGGCTGATCAGGGTTTTAAATCCACGTCTCTACCGGAACAACGGGCGCTGCAGCATTCCGGGTACGAATTTATTTATCAGGATACGGAAAAAATCCCCGTGGTCGAAGTCGATAATGTGCCGCTTTTGGGCAAACTGGCCGCACTGCGGTTTCTGGAGTGGGTACAGACCCATCCCGGCGGAGTGATTTCCCTGCCGGCCGGACAATCGTCAGATTATTTTATCAGCTGGGTTCAGTATTATTGGGTACATTGGAACAAGACCGATGTGCAGAGGGATTTGGCGCTGAACGGACTGGATCCGGAACATAAACCCCGGATGCAAAGTCTGCATTTTGTGCAAATGAGTGAATTTTATCCGATCCATCCGGACCAGGAGAACAGTTTTTACTATTTTGTGCATACGCACTATATAGAGGGGTTCGGACTGGATCCGCGGAAAGCGTTGCTGATGGACTGTTATAATCTAGGGATTCCGAACCACATGAGTGTTGAACAGGTCTTTCCGAATAGCAAAGTAGACCTGACTCTGCGCTCGCGACAACCTGAGAACAAACAGGAACGGCTGCGGAAACAGGTCATTGAACGCATTGATCAGTTTTGCACGGATTATGAAACCCGCATCCGCGATCTGGGCGGCATCGGTTTTTTCCTCGGCGGCATTGGTCCGGACGGGCATGCCGCATTCAATATCCGTGGTTCGGATTTTTATTCCACCACCCGTCTGACGCCCGCCAATTACGAGACCCAGGCCGCTGCGGCTTCGGCGCTCGGCGGCATCGAAGTCGCCCGCAATCGTTTGGTGATCACCATCGGTTTGTCCACGTTAACCTATTGCCGCGATGCCGCAGCGATCATTATCGCTGCCGGGGAAGCCAAAGCACAGACCGTTGCCGGTGCTGTGGAACATGAACCGTCAAATCAGTATCCGGCCACTGTGCTGCAGCGTCTGCCTCATGCCCGATTTTATCTGACACACGGTGCGGCCTCATGTCTGAAAGAACGCCGTTATGTCGACTTGCACACCTCCGGGACGATTACCCGTGAACAAATCGAAGAGGTGATCATTGATCTTGCTGCAAGCAAACGCAAACGTATCCGGGATCTCAACGAGGCGGATGTGCAGTCCGACCGCTTTGCCGCATTGTTGTTGCAGCGTACCCGGCAGGCTTTTGATGACCTGAAATCCGGTGTTGAACAGCATCTCATCGAAAAGATCGCTGCCGGCACCCGCGAAATCCATGGCAAAACCTTTATGCACACAGCGCCGCATCACGATGATATCATGCTGGGATATCTGCCGTATATTTATCATCTGGTGCGTTCTCCGGAAAATACCCATTATTTTAATTATATGACCAGTGGATTTCATGCGGTGACCAACCAGTATATGCTGGATCTACTGCAGTCCCTTTCGGCTTATATGCGCACCCCGGATTATGAACGGCGTGCGGCTGAGCAGTATTTCACGAATCACAATCCTATTTATCGTCACCGGGACGTGTATCATTATCTGGATGGCGTGGCCGGTCATCATCAAACCCTGAAACGGGAAGCGGTGTCGCGTCGTTTGCTGCGCAATCTGAATCAGCTGTATGGTGAGGATATCCCGCAGCTGCGACGGCGCATCAATGAGCTGAAAGCCTATTTTCAATCCGCCTATCCCGGCAAAACAGACCCGGAACCTGTACAGAAACTCAAAGGCATGATCCGGGAATGGGAAGCGGATTTGCTGTGGGCGCATCTGGGATTCGATTCGCGTTCCGTCAATCATTTGCGGCTTGGATTTTATCAGGATGATGTGTTTGCCCGGGAACCGGATATGGAACGCGATGTACAGCCGATACTCGATTTGCTGCGCCAAATTCAGCCTGATGTGATGACCGTGGCGTTTGATCCTGAAGGCAGCGGTCCGGATACCCATTACAAAGTGCTGCAGGCGGCCGCTATAGCGCTACGGCGCTATGAAAAAAAAGATCGTAAAAATATCGAGATCTGGGGGTATCGGAATGTCTGGTACCGGTTCCATCCGTCCGAAGCGGATGTGTTTGTGCCGGTTTCTTTGAATTCATTGGCCATTCTCGAAAACACGTTTTACAACGCGTTCGGCTCGCAGCGCAATGCGTCGTTTCCCAGTCCGGAACTGGATGGACCGTTTTCCAGACTGGCGCAGAGAATTCAGGCGGAACAGTTTTATACGCTGAAAACCTGTCTGGGACAGGATTTCTTTAATGAAAATCAGCATCCGCGCATCCGCGCCATGCACGGCCTGTGTTACATCAAAACCATGAATATCGATGAATTTTGCAGACAAACCAGCACGCTCAAACAAAGAATGCAATTCAAGGATGCTCCTAATTGA